The genomic region AAATGTCATTATACTGTTACATTGTTCGTGTAGTGGCCGAGTTATGATAGTAATGTTTCTGCTACTTTTTCTGCAGCAATGGATCAATCATCAACTCCTTGAGATTAACCTTCATCAGCTCGTCTGTCCCTAATAACACTCAGATCGCGAATGTTTTGTACAATGCAGCTTCATATGTCactgactttgactttgaaGGCAGCTCCATCACTGTGAATGGAATATGTAAGTTCGACTAATACTTGTGTAAAAGTTCTCAAACTGcacaattatttattaatatatacttaggtattttctttttgttctccCCATTTACAGCTTCAAGTTGAGTAATTCACAAGATCAGTCTCATCACTGTGTACTGTTTGGTGCTCTGGTCATGGCTGCTGGCAAGCCAGTAATAGCATCTgtgctgttttctattttgatCCCCATGTCCGGAGATATAATTTATCTTATAATGGGTCTTGTTTGCCAAACAAGTCAAACTGGCCacactttaaagtaaaactgttaAATCACATTCTCCATTTGTCGAAGGTCATGGTTTACATGTgatatttatatgttatatatatgtaaagcaacacacagtaaatgttccagtttattcaaaatgtttgtaTACACTGTgtattaatcatttaatcatgCATAATTTTACTTCCTGAAGTTTCTTGTAGTAGACGTTTTACAATAATCAGTTTTTCAAAGTATTCAAAGAATTCAAATTATCTTATgatgttttgtaattttgttaCAGAAAAAGTTTCCAAGGGTCTTGAttaataaaaccacaaatgaaGGTTTTGATTTTAAAGAGATGAATATAATAGTATCTTTCAATCAGCCAATGTAAGTGACAGAGGACTTTCAGTGGCCCTCAGTTTAGTATGACTGAGCCATACTTTTGTCAAATCAAACCATAACTACAGTATTAACCTGTTTGCTTACCTATTATCAGCTACTGCCAGTCCATAAACCAGAACCAGTAACTAACAATACCAAAGGCTGAGCATGGCTGTAATTCTCACTGAAAGTTGAAGCCATGGTAAATTCTTTAGCTTCAAATTTGCTTCTTAACTTAGCAACTTTAGGGATTTCTAAGTTTAAGAAAATCACACATGAACATTTTAGAGAGTTACCTTTTGATACAGGACAACCTTGGATTTAAGACCTCAGTGTAAAATCATGGCTACAGCCCTGCTCCTGAGTGTAAAGAACTGAACCAGGATGCTTAAACACAGTATCTGTCATAATAGGCTTTCTCCTGCTAGATGTCAATATGTCCAAATTCAACACAGGTTACAtagtctgtatttatttacaaatgcaTTTAATTCCTATAAATCAcctaaaatataataaattcgTTTTAAAATCACACTTGTGGGTGTCATGGTGTCTTTTTGTAACCACTATAGTTACACTGGGACAGGTGTAATGTTGATATTGCTGCTATTTTGCTCACCTTGCTTCCAAACCTGCCTTGTCTTTCATTGCTCTCTCACTAGTGTCCATGCACTAGAGACACAGAAGCCTACTGGTTAGGAAAAGGTTACTTTCTACATGTGATGGTGAACCGGAAGAGGAACACGCAtggattatgtgtgtgtgtgtccaactCCTGTAATCTTGGGTGCACCGGGCACCAAACCTCCTGTCCACAACACAGACTCATTCAATTTGCATGTGCAGTCTGGTGCTTGCATCCAATCCGGCGTCGTCCGCTGTGCTTGCTGCGGATTTGGGGGCTGTTGTTATTGTGGACTAGAGCTGTGGCTGCGTCAGGCCACCCCACCCACCATCTGTGGAAGTGGGACAAGGGAACAGATGGCGCATCCGAGCCGGGCTGCGGGGATGCTGACGCTGCCTGTGAACTGACAATCAGTGGTTACAGCCAAAGCCCTGTCGTTGGCTTTTGCGCAGCATCCTCTGCAGACCTGACGATGCCACAGTGGAGCTGAATGACAGCGGCTGACGGGCAGCGTCGAAGCTCGGCCACATTGATCCGCCACGACTTGAACTTAATCCCCCCCCCGCCTTGACGTGTCTCTAGCTCGGTCAACAATGGTTGACAACCGCTACGCCACCGCCCTGGTCATCGCCTGCGTGCTCAGCATACTGGCCACCGTGTACCTGTCGGTGGCCATCGGCACGCAGCACTGGTACCAGTACAGCAGCCCCACCGTGCGCGGAGAGGCCAACGTGTCCGAGCTGCGCTCCCTGTACGAGGAGTTCATGGACGGGGAGTTTGATGAGAAGACGTACAGCGACACCCTGTTCCGCCTCAACGGGACTGTGGGCCTCTGGTGGCGGTGCGTGCTCGTTCCTGCCAACGCTCCCTGGTACAAGGATCCAGGTATGTTTACACAGCTGACCTCGCCTTAACGCTAATGTCACCATGAACAGCTGAGTCATCAGTTTATGTCTCTGAAGCTTCAGACACTAGAAGTTAATTATGAGCCCCACCTTGTCTGGGGTAGGTAGCAGAAAACCTTCTTGTATCTTTGGTGTATAGCTGTCTGGAAAATAATCCAAAACCACCTCTGCCTCACTATCAATGGGGGAAAGTCTGCACGGCTCAGTCCCCCATGGTCTgggttttaatttcttttaattgtgATGTGCTCACTTGTTTTAAATTAGTTGGAGTCAACTAATGATTTCACTTAAATCAGTATTGCTCAAGTGTGGAAGGTCGCTACCAACAATGCATCTCATTATCATTACCTGAAGGATGAATTCTGCAAAAtcgcacaaaaaaaaaaaaaagctgaactttATCCCTGAAGCTGAGCCAAACACCAGCAATTCAAACATTTTGAGTTCATTAGCATAGAAATCTAGGAGAAGTGAAGTATATTAATGTTCAAGGAGCAGGAACCAGTTtgcttttgaaaataaaagaaagaacaaaggACTTAGGAGTGCCCTGGATGCTCAGTGGGTTCAGCTCAGGCCACGTACCTGCAGCTGAACCAGTTCATGCTTTGAATAAATGACATTCAtagtataaaatattttattgtaatttcgCATCTCTGCACAATGACCTGGATCATCTAGCTAAATTAGGCGCAACCAGTAAATCCACAGATCAGACATTAcccacaaacatacacaaatctAAAAAAGCATTTGAAATAAGCTGTATTGATATATCTGTGACTTGTGGTACATTTGCCAAAGCCGTGCTCACGCGCAAATCAGGAATCAAACAACTTCTTTCAGATGCCAAGATGTCGTTGGAGTGTCGAAGTTTCACTGTGACCCAGCAGTTCACTCCCAAGTACAAAGAGCCAGGAAAccacaacagtggagaggacatGGTGCGCACATGTGAGTCCACTCGCAACACATTGACTCTTATTCCTGTGCTACAAGTTGCATAAAAAGCTGCAAGAAAGTTTGCACCAGATTGAGCCTCTTGTGTTTGCAACACTTGAATTGAGAACATCATGTGGCGGTTAATGTTACATTTGCCTGAATCAATGCCCTGAAGGTGCCGTGATGCCTTTGAAACCAGTATTTCTTTCTGTGCGCATGTTCAGACCTGTGGAGGTGTCAGTTTCTGCTGCCACTTGTATCCCTGGGCCTCGTGGTGTTGGCAGGACTAACTGGGTTCTGTGCCTGCCTCTGTCAAAGCCTCGCCCCCACCCTCGGCATAGGAGTACTTCACCTGTTGGCCGGTAAGACCTGTTCAACTGTTTGCTTCAAAGCGAAAGGTTTTCACTGTGTGCATCACTGAAGTGGTTAAGTACATGTGAAAACCTAGAGTTCAGTGTTGTTTCCCTAGAGTTTTAAGGTGGACACGCCTGCAAACACTTTATGGTTTTATAATCCAAAGAGCACTGTGAAGCTCTACTCCACTTACTCCAACATGGGCACAATGAATatgcaaagacagagaaagtaagaaagacgcattttcattttggtttctTCACTTGCAAACCATGAATGTCACTGCAGTTATTGCCATCCCTCAATCCCAAACGTTGTTATCACTGACAAACATGATAAAATCAAGTTGTTTACACAGAGCACAGCACAAGCTGTTCGCAGCCACCTCCACTGTTGTTATTCTACAGTCCCAGTGTAAAGTCAGCAGGCAACAACGTGCTCACACCTTAACTTTAATCTTTCTATTCATGGTTCACAGGTAACAAGCGCGTGTTATAATTAGAAGTTATTACATGTTGTTCTCTTTTCATCGGACTGTTGTTACGTGAAAGCCAATAATCCGAGTTCAGTTCCTTTCAGCTTTAGCACCCGTCGGctaattgtttttgttctgtggcTCACAACTTACCTGGTTTGGTTTGTTCTCACCACTTCTAGCCACCTTGGCAGCAGCacgcagcaaaaaaaaaaaaaaaaaagactggagCATATAGAAGCTAACGAGCCACACTTCACTCTGGAGTTGGCAGAAACTGCACCACAAGTATAAATATTGGACTTAAAATCAAACCCGAATGACTGCTAACGATTCCCTGTGCCAGaagttttgtctgtgttgacaGTGTTAACTTTACGAGGtgattaaatgtgaatgtggaTTGTACAGCTTGTTGCACTGCGAGAGGaaagttaaattacaaatacaatGAATACACAGAGCCTTTTTTCACCAAAGACATTTTGGCTTGTGATAGAAAGAAAACCAGGTATAAATTGCGAAATGAATGTGGCTGAATTCAGTTTAGGTTTGGTTTGTGGTTACTGGTCGGGTACGTGCCGGCTCAGTCATACTAATTATAACAAAgccattattaatattattaacaattaGACAATTAGACTTTTATTGCTACAAGgcaaattataataattagcAATACTTAATTCTTTTCCTTtgggaaattcttgtggacaggaaGCCACACTTAAGGAACCGTGGGTTCAGTGTTCAGGGTCTTGTCCTGGCACACTTCGACAGGTGGCCTGACCTGCTGTGAATGAGGCCTGTTTCCATTATCACTGCACAAACATCATATGAGGACCAGTGTATTTTTTACGCTGTGCCAAAAATAGAATGCAACGCTCATCAGATGTTATCTAAATACCCACTTAAAGCTGGTTAGGTCGGAAATGCAATCACTGCTGAATGAGTCTTTCCTCCCGCCCCCCTCTTTCGCCCTGTGCTCTGCAGGTCTCTGCACCTTAGCCACCGTGTGCTGCTACCTGGCAGGGATGGACCTGCTCCACAGGGTCTCGATGCTTCCCGATAAGGTGGATGGCTCTCTGGGCTGGTCCCTGTACCTGGCCCTCATTTCCTCGCCGCTGCACATGATGGCTGCGGCCCTGCTGGTGTGGGCGGCACGCAGCCACAGTCAGAACTACTACCGCATGACCGCCTACCGGGTGGCGTAGACTGAGAATGTATAAACGAACGCCACAGTCTGACTGCAAGATGCATTGTAGACTGGTCTCAGAGGAACAGGATGTGGGGTAATCTGTGCATTTCACCCTGTGATGGATTAAAGTGCGTGTACTGTTTAGTACTGACCCTATCTGCTGCATTAAAAGATTTGATTTTTATCCCTCTAGGAGTCATGAAATGGTTTAAAAAGGTCAACGTGAAAGATGTGCACGGTGCAGCATATGTTTGGTTCAGACAAGAAAAGCTGTGTCCCAGTTTTATACTCGACATGAATGCAGTCAAAGTGCTGAAGTAGATTTGGAAACTGGCTAAATGAAAGAATAACAACAGTGTATATTCTATAGGTGATGAGACTGTACTCACCATGTTACTTATTATATAATGCAGCAACAGGCTGCTAAAACGTGTTTGACAGGCCACGAAACAAAAGGCAGTCGGCACAATCAGACGTGTTTTAAACTAATCCCCATGTTAGACAAACAGATTTACGTGGATGATTAATTCAAAACGTTTAAAAAGAATCAGGTTCAAAATTTTAATGGGGCAACCAAGCTAAGAGAAGAGGAGGTAATATTGAATTATATGGGAAAAGATGTTTCATGCATATAAATGTCTACTATGTGCGGGTTAATTGATGCCCATCGGCCGGCACGCTTCTTATTTTCCGCCTCTGATAAAAACAGTGTTgatcatatgtgtgtgtacgtgcgcACCGGGAAATCCAAACAGTTTCTCAGACTTTCTTCTGGTCgaaattcacatttcaaaagGCATCTTCTGTTGAAGCTGTGATCACACCAAGAATAGCAGCTGGGCGTGGTGACATTTCGTCTTTGTTGCACATACAAAAAACACTTGGCAGTGATGTACAAGTCTGCTTGACGCACCCTGAGTTTCTTTGAGTAAGATTTGCTGTTGCATAATTAACCTTTAACAACAAACTGCTTCCAAATGCAGTTGAGGGATATAGAGAATCAAAGAAGCACGCAAATGACGGCTGTATTCATGTTAGTACAAttacaaaacactgacaatggAAACCTGCCCTATTTTTAACTTAATTGacgtatttatttatttgtttgttcatccATTGTTAAGTTACGCTGTGTTTGTTTAGGCtgtattttgtgtgtctgtcttctttAAAGCATATTTAAACTTGttgactgattttttttaaaaaaaaaagctttttgtaGTAAAAGATCAACGTGTCACCATAGTCACGTTTCTttcaacattttgtgtttggCTTTTGCTTTATTGACGTCATAGATTAGTTTCCACGTCCCATTTTGTGAATCTGTTTATTTGATTTAGATGTATTCcttcatatttgttttattttatttcttgttattactattaatagaaacaaaacaatcaaatgaaCTAAATCAACAAGATACACAGGGACTAGCTTTTCCCTGTTTGGCATTATGAATGTACTTTAAAGGCCATATTATAATAAGCTACAATAATCATTTGCACTTGAATTGTATTTGACAAATCCTGAATATTGCTGTAGTGGTAGtgaagttgtattttttttaaatgttggaaAAGTCCCAGTAAtcaaatatatttagaaaaaacaGTGTTGGTCTGTAATTCTCTATTACACCACTTGTATCATTGAAATTTAACACTGTCTAAAAAATAGGCATTGTGTGCAGTGTGACAGGTGATATGTCCGATTGTATTCCATATAGTTAGGCTTTAAGTACAAGACGCTGTTTGATCTTTGGACTCActgttacataaataaaacagctgtgtgaCTGTGCTTTTGGGAATGTGTTTCTCCACTtgtgagctgcagcagtgaaTAATTGTACGCTTTAATATTGAGTGTATTCAAgagtacacacatacacttgcGTGTGTTTCAAGCAACTGCTGTGATTTCAATAAAAACtcctgtttaatttatttcacagtcACTAATCTCATCACGTCAGCTCCATCCTCACTCCTCTTCCTCCGATGTGAATCTCTGTTCGTTCGATTGCTCCTCCTGCTCCGTCTGAACTCGGATTGCAGGGATCATCACTCGCCTCTTTCTCGCCAGGGAAAGAGCGATGCCCTTCTCATAATAAGCGCACTCGTTGATGAAGAAGGGATAAAGAGGCTCCTTCCCTTTATACCTCAGCGTTTCGCCTGAGAAAGTCTGGAACAGTGGGTCTTCAGGGTGGAGCAGACAGAAGTCCCTGTCCTGTGAGGAAGGGCAGAGCAACATGTGTGATCTAGAGTTGACAGGCAATTTCCATTTACGTATGTGAAGTTGATCTAGTTCATCTTTCTTGCCAAGAATTAGATAAAAAGATAATACACCTCTCAAAACAAGTCGGTGCATGGGCATCTAATAGACAATTAGCTTTGCatattattcaaattaaaaacctGTCGAGCATGTTGAATGGCAACAAAAGCACCATGTGGGGACTTTATGTCCTGTAGCTGTTTCTGTGATGGCTGCCCACCCAAGAAATAGTCTGCTCCCTGTACAACCACAAAtagtattttttacatttaagttttttttactgtgtaaacaAACTTGATCTAATTATTTAGAGATGCTGCTTGGTGGATTGTTCCCCATGTCTCCTATCTGCTTAGTGGCCTACAGTACTTAACATAGAGACACGCGAAACAGTctcttcatctccatctccGTAGCAAcgtaaatattttttttccacaaaatgtCCAACAATGAATTTAAGCCTcgtgctgtgtttttgtgctttcaACACTCGTCTCAATGGAACAATCTCTGTTCAGGAAAAAACTGtcaatgtgtttttactgtaactgcACCTTTCACTTTGTGTCGTTGTCTTTGTTGCTGATTTCCcttgttttttaacaaacattcTTCCTGTTTCAATTATAATTCTTATTAACgtattgttgtctttttatagtcttctgtttttattgtattaagtTTCTTAATGCAACGTTTGATGCTGCCATGATGCAAGAATTTCCTCTTGTTgaacaataaaaatctaaaaaatctTATTTAACTTATTTCACTGTTTGACTCTTTGATCTATTTAGATGAATTTGAAACAAATGAATCTGATTATATTCACTGtgaatttttttattaacaacataCATTGTCAGAATGCTTCGGCATTTCCACACATCATCTTCCTCGTATTGCGAAAGAGGATTTTCTGATCTGATCTACAGTTAACCACTCATTCTAAATCCATGGTAGTAATCGCCTCTTGCTCCTCCATTGTTGAGAGCACTGATTAAAAATCATGACAGTAGACGAGCCGTACTGGTGATTCACGGACTAATCGCCCTGTGAACGACTACAGATCTTGATCAGCACTTGGGGAGCGGTTTCAATAGCCACTACACAATGACATAAACAATGccattattgttatttatggAAGGCCTGCTATTCATGTCAGTCACATACAACAACAGAAGCACCATAATAAAATACTGCAACCACAGTCCCCCAGTTTCTCTTTCTATTCATTTCTAGATTGTTCTTTCCTCTAAAGGATAGCTCCACAATTGTCTTAAAACATGCAATAATATGGAAACTGAAACAGAGTTTATTTGCTTTAATGATTCACGTTTCCCTTAAGacaatatgaatatgaattagTCACATTGAAAAGATATTTTCAGATTGATACTTGATTAGATGACTAGTGAaacatcatatcatatcatatttatACACGTTTCAATACATTTGTGCACCAGACCTGTAAATTTGAATTACTATTGCTTCCTCTTCGTAAGGATATGATCTATCTAGTCAACTGTGACCAGGAGGAATGACTATAGAGAGAAGAAAGGTTTCAGCGTTCAGCCAGTTCTTTTAACCAGCACCATACTAACTGGTACTCTGCACTTTCAGATACTCTGGCTGACAAAGTGACGGGAGAAAGTCTTAATTTTGTGTTACTTCCCCAAATTTCCAACcagacaataagaaaaaaaggacagaatagattaaattgttaaataaataaataatgtttttgtttttagaaacattCAAACCAATCTGGGTCAATCAGAAATGGGACACCAGGAAACACCACAGTGGCTACTGTCAAAACGTAAAGAGATCGATTCTCATGTTGTGTCTCCTCTGATAAAATGCACATAGCACGGCCTGCCAACTTTCTGCCATCGTCATTTAAGGAACTAAAGTGATTTACAAAAACAATCTGTAAAATACCGGTGGGTGTGGACGCCTCTCTGGAATTCCTCTTTGAACAGAGAAGTCTCGAACATATTATTCTCGACGGATGACTCGTTCTCCAAAGCACACGAGTTTTTGGAGCTTCCGTTTTAATGCCTTCGACTCACAATCTGAGATGACAGCttttaataaaagcaaaggTGTAGTGGTATGAGAACAATGTTGCAGCTGTTGTGTGTGGCTTCTTTGGTCGGTGGCTGTCATTTTACATGAGGAGGAGCTGTTCTTTTTCACAAACCGCAGGTTGGGATCGATCCAGGCACTGTACCTTCATACAAAGGCTGATTCCTCTGCACATAATGCCTCGCTGCTGTTATGTTCATGAGTGTCTGTACTTCATTGTTAGTTACAGCAGATTATGTTCATTTCGTGCCTGGTTTATTCAAACTCATACAACTTGACTCATCAATTTCAAAAGGACACTGTGTCATTTCTTAGGTAAACACTGAAGGTACCTGGAGCTGAGGATGAACGGCTGCTGTGATGTCGTGAGTCTCGCTGTCTCTTGGGTAGTCGAAGCGTTTCACCATGGTGAACACGTCCACAAATCCTCCCTCGGAAACGTTCCCTTCCGATAAAGTCAGAAAAGAAATATGAGTTGGATAAATTCACCAAGAGCTTGttgcaaagcaaaaaaatacTGTACCTGAGTTGAAGAAGCTGACCCAGTCGAGCATGTGCTGCACGCCAGCTTTCATTGCTGTATAGACGTTCGACCTCACCACACCGTGGGGCTGAGGGCCAATCTCCATTGCTGCAGGTGATTGATTTTGGATTACAGATATCACAGTTCAAACCGTTTGCTATAATCTGGActtaaagcaaaaagaaaaagtaaaaaaaaaaaacgcaccaAAGCCGTGTTTCCCCACTGAATCAAGAGAGTAGGATTCTTTGTTGGAGACGTCGAAATGGATGTACCTCAGTGGCACATCTGGCATCTGCCTCTGGAAAAGACATCAGACGTCACTTCAGCTTAATCAGCTTGAATTCTCTCTTCCATCTAAACCTACTCTCACACGTGTGTGCAGGATCTGTCTCGGCTTGCCTGGAGGTGTCTGAATATGTGCAGGCAGATCCAGTCGCAGTCCGAGTACGAGATGAGGCACAGGCCCATGTTGGCGGTGGTGTTGTGGAGGTCACACACGAGATCCACCGCCCCTGGACTGCCTTTGGGACCCAACATGGTGTTCAGTTCTCTGGACCTGATTATCTCATAGGGTGTCGTGTCTGACATGGGAccactgagagacagaaaaatacagaacgACAAATCGTGATCCGAACTGTTAAGAAGCATCGCTGAGCATCATCTCGTTGCCATTTTACCTGAGGGTGGCGTGGGTGAAGCAGCGGTTCAGGTCGGTGTCTATGTACCTACGGCACTGCTGCACGGCCCGTGGGTTTGAAAGCACCAGCATCACTGACACAGGCTtttcctcctcgtcctccaTCACTTTCTTCCTCGCCTTTAGCAACTCTTTGACCAAGTAAATCCCAGACATCTCGTTGCCATGGGTACCGCCACACACAGCGACCCGGGACAACCTTGGTAAACACACCACCTCATCCACCTCCATCTAAGGGAGAGCGGGCAGAGATACACAGTGGAAGGAAGTGAAGGTGCATTTGCTCCGTTAATATTTAACCATTTGTATCTCTTCTTACTTAACATGCATCGATGCCAAATCACATCAAACTACTCATTTTACTTGTTTCGCTCAGTGAGTGCTGATGctacaatatatataatactaatataaaagacatatataataatatgccACTGGGTAAACTGTAGGTAAAGCTACATCGCAAAGCAGAGATATTGACTTGTGAAACCTTACCTCTCTTTTTCTGGCTTGCAGAAATCTGCAACGGGACAGATCCGGCTTTAAAACCCCACAAATGTAGTGTACTCTGAAGCAGCACTGAGATTAAAGTCTGTCTAAATTCTCCTAAATGAGGAGGCCAGTGTGAGGTAAAACAGGGTGAGCCGTCAGCTGCACACTCGAGGCATCACACTCCACATCTTACCCGGCCCCCCTGCCGTTTACCCTCTTCCACCCTGTCCCAGGCTTTCATGCAGTTTCACTGATTCAGCATTCCCATCCCTCCCTCTGTACAGACTGTAGCTGCATGTTATGCAAACTCCCGCCGTCCCACCTCGTGTCCACTGCATTACACTGTATCGCAGGCAGGGTGTGTCCTAAGGGTGATGTGCTGCATCGATTGCGTCCCTTTGGTCCCAGCAGCTGTGAGGTCAGCCGAACCGTAAGCCCCTCCCCAGCTTTCCACAACTCCCTGTTTCTCTTTGCCCTGTGTGTATGGGATAGTAGGTTCCAGTctgcctttcaaaataaaaaatggctTAATATCATTCTGCTGGCATGACACAGCAGGAGAGGTGTTTACCAGCTGGGGGGGTTTGAAGAGAACACAGGTTGAGGTTTAAGGTGGCTGAACGCTCTGTTTAGCAGCTGTTAGCATCCttacatttgctaattagcattGAGCTACAGTACACCTGATGGTGATGGGAATATCACTGGTTCtctatgaaaaaataaagtgttgaCTAAGGGTAAAAGTGcccatttattcattttcattttcatgttcaaattgaacaataattaaaaatgtataggACAATCAACTGAAATGCCAACTAATAGCAGTGTGGTTtcattggtttttattttaccagtAACATACGTCATCTCCTTCAGCTTGTCGAACTGATAcctaattaataattaatagaaatgttggaacaaaatataaagaacagtacgaaaagctttttttttttttgacatcaCAGCATTTATTACAGATTCTCTTTGTTAATGCAAAATACTGAACAATGTCTCAGCTCGCCGTCAAGTACAGAAACTCCCTTTTTAAGAAAATGAAGACAGTACTCTTCCCATAATATGAGAGGATCCCAAAgtacaagaaaagaaaaaactaccTTACAGTTACCAATACTATCATTTGAATTTCtataatttataaaaatcaTAATTATTTGCAATGCTTTTaaattctttgtttatttttcatcttaAGTACACTTAGAAACAAAAttatgaaatacacacacacacagtcccatgTTTTTGGTGTCAAAATGCTTACTTGCATACGTATAAACTCTTACACGGGGAATGTGATATTTGTCTTCACCACTGGATTTACTTCTGTCAACACAAAATCACTATGTAAAACCATTTTCTACTGCCATGTAACTTGGTTACCATTCACTTTATTTGCAAAATAGCTAAACATTATTCCCATACTGTGTATAATAgtaatttgattaattgttaTTGAGTAAAACTGCACTAATGTCAGTTCTTCTCAGCACTGGAACAACTTTTGCCATTTTGCAGCATTGAAGTCTTTTATCAACcatttccttaaaaaaaaaaagttaatatttgtACAAGAAACCAGCTATAAATTTCAGCATCATGTCCACTCACGTGTGATCTAAGTACAAGTGAGAGCAGGTCTAAGgcaaagaaaaagtatgttgaGGCCTTGTAACATCTATCTTAATGTTCACCACCATAATTTCCATCAGCATTTaggtagagaaaaaaaaaatctctgacAGTGTGGAGGGTCAACCAGTATTCTGGacaatcatttttaaacacGCTGTGTTGCCAGCGGCAGTGTTGTAAAGTGATGGAAGAGCAGATATGCAGTCATACACACGAGCATCACTTCATTACATTAAGACACTAAATCAGAGAGATAAACAAGAAA from Anabas testudineus chromosome 18, fAnaTes1.2, whole genome shotgun sequence harbors:
- the LOC113157138 gene encoding claudin domain-containing protein 1-like; translated protein: MVDNRYATALVIACVLSILATVYLSVAIGTQHWYQYSSPTVRGEANVSELRSLYEEFMDGEFDEKTYSDTLFRLNGTVGLWWRCVLVPANAPWYKDPDAKMSLECRSFTVTQQFTPKYKEPGNHNSGEDMVRTYLWRCQFLLPLVSLGLVVLAGLTGFCACLCQSLAPTLGIGVLHLLAGLCTLATVCCYLAGMDLLHRVSMLPDKVDGSLGWSLYLALISSPLHMMAAALLVWAARSHSQNYYRMTAYRVA
- the LOC113157137 gene encoding N-acyl-aromatic-L-amino acid amidohydrolase (carboxylate-forming) B-like, encoding MEVDEVVCLPRLSRVAVCGGTHGNEMSGIYLVKELLKARKKVMEDEEEKPVSVMLVLSNPRAVQQCRRYIDTDLNRCFTHATLSGPMSDTTPYEIIRSRELNTMLGPKGSPGAVDLVCDLHNTTANMGLCLISYSDCDWICLHIFRHLQRQMPDVPLRYIHFDVSNKESYSLDSVGKHGFAMEIGPQPHGVVRSNVYTAMKAGVQHMLDWVSFFNSGTVFFCFAMDVFTMVKRFDYPRDSETHDITAAVHPQLQDRDFCLLHPEDPLFQTFSGETLRYKGKEPLYPFFINECAYYEKGIALSLARKRRVMIPAIRVQTEQEEQSNEQRFTSEEEE